A genomic stretch from Armatimonadota bacterium includes:
- a CDS encoding branched-chain amino acid ABC transporter permease, protein MTTIVADGLVFASWLFLVSAGLTLIYGVLRILNIAHGSLYALGAYAGASLVIVYSQREAWPYGTFFLLPLAAVVVGAVTGPVMERGVLRWMYGRDQVLQLLVTFALFLILEDAVKLIWGVSPYYAFQPYTLLGEIHLADVVYPGYSMLLVGVAACAAVGLWLFTSRSRLGRLVVAVIHDPEMSTAMGVNLPRVYVLTFSLGASLAALGGAFTAPMISVVPGIAVEVIVVAFAVVVIGGLGSLEGAVAGALLIGLVRSAAVHLFPALELFAIYLVMAAVLLVRPHGLFARPEARRI, encoded by the coding sequence GTGACGACCATCGTCGCGGACGGCTTGGTCTTCGCTTCCTGGCTGTTCCTGGTCTCGGCCGGGCTGACGCTGATCTACGGCGTCCTGCGCATCCTCAACATCGCCCACGGGAGCCTGTACGCGCTGGGTGCGTACGCCGGGGCTTCGCTGGTCATCGTCTACTCCCAGCGCGAGGCGTGGCCGTACGGCACCTTCTTCCTGCTGCCGCTGGCAGCGGTGGTCGTCGGCGCGGTCACGGGCCCGGTGATGGAGCGGGGCGTCCTGCGCTGGATGTACGGCCGGGACCAGGTGTTGCAGCTGCTGGTGACCTTCGCGCTGTTCTTGATCCTGGAAGATGCGGTGAAGCTCATCTGGGGGGTCAGCCCCTACTACGCGTTCCAGCCCTACACGCTGTTGGGCGAAATCCACCTCGCAGACGTCGTCTATCCCGGTTACAGTATGCTGCTGGTCGGGGTGGCCGCCTGCGCGGCGGTGGGGCTGTGGCTGTTCACAAGCCGCAGCCGCCTGGGCCGCCTGGTCGTCGCCGTCATCCACGACCCGGAGATGAGCACCGCGATGGGCGTCAACCTGCCGCGCGTGTACGTGCTGACGTTCTCCCTCGGAGCGTCCCTCGCGGCGCTGGGAGGTGCCTTCACCGCGCCGATGATCTCGGTCGTGCCGGGGATCGCCGTGGAGGTGATCGTGGTCGCCTTCGCGGTCGTGGTCATCGGCGGGCTGGGCAGCCTGGAGGGGGCGGTCGCCGGTGCGTTGCTGATCGGCCTGGTGCGGTCGGCGGCGGTCCATCTGTTCCCGGCGCTGGAACTGTTCGCGATCTACCTGGTGATGGCTGCGGTGTTGCTCGTCCGACCGCACGGGCTGTTCGCCCGCCCCGAGGCGCGGCGCATATGA
- a CDS encoding branched-chain amino acid ABC transporter permease: protein MNGLGRALPAVLLLVFAVLGSVLPGWLVFVLTLALAKGLVVLAVVVLMRAGLVSFGHGLFFAGAAYAAGFATRAWEVKEALLLILLGVAVAVALGAVFGLLAARYREIFFAMLSLAFSMVLYGVLIKAYTLTGGSDGLRIPVPTILGVVPQLEQARLAIYYVALAAVAVAVALIRRYSAAPLGYLMQAVRDNEVRVGYLGASVNRAIYLTYVLSAALGGLGGVLVALNVGHIDPNLAYWTTSGEFVFIALLGGTEGVLAPLAGAIVYELFKSYAFKYAPYAWQMMMGGIMLAIILFLPGGLWAPIERALRRTR, encoded by the coding sequence ATGAACGGGCTGGGTCGGGCCCTGCCAGCCGTCCTGCTGTTGGTCTTCGCTGTCCTCGGCTCCGTCCTGCCGGGCTGGCTGGTCTTCGTGTTGACCCTGGCACTCGCAAAGGGGCTGGTGGTGCTGGCGGTCGTCGTGCTCATGCGCGCAGGGCTGGTTTCGTTCGGCCACGGGCTGTTCTTCGCGGGTGCTGCCTACGCTGCGGGATTTGCCACGCGGGCGTGGGAGGTCAAGGAGGCGCTGCTGCTCATCCTGCTGGGCGTGGCGGTGGCGGTCGCCCTGGGAGCGGTCTTCGGGCTGCTCGCAGCACGGTACCGCGAGATCTTCTTCGCGATGCTCAGCTTGGCGTTCTCGATGGTGCTGTACGGAGTGCTCATCAAGGCCTACACGCTCACCGGCGGCAGCGATGGGTTGCGGATTCCCGTTCCGACGATCCTCGGCGTCGTGCCCCAGCTGGAGCAGGCCCGGCTGGCGATCTACTACGTCGCCCTGGCAGCGGTTGCCGTGGCGGTTGCGCTCATCCGGCGCTACTCCGCCGCTCCGCTTGGCTACCTCATGCAGGCGGTGCGCGACAACGAGGTTCGCGTGGGCTACTTGGGCGCGTCCGTGAACCGGGCCATCTATCTGACCTACGTGCTGTCGGCCGCGCTCGGCGGGCTGGGAGGGGTGTTGGTCGCACTCAACGTCGGCCACATCGACCCGAACCTGGCGTACTGGACCACGTCGGGGGAATTCGTCTTCATCGCTCTGCTGGGCGGCACCGAGGGCGTTCTCGCGCCGCTGGCGGGCGCAATCGTCTACGAGCTGTTCAAGAGCTACGCGTTCAAGTACGCACCGTACGCGTGGCAGATGATGATGGGCGGTATCATGCTGGCGATCATCCTGTTCCTGCCGGGCGGGTTGTGGGCGCCGATCGAGCGGGCCCTGCGGAGGACGCGGTGA
- a CDS encoding ABC transporter ATP-binding protein — MTPVLEVTDLTMRFGSIAAAESENVTVHSGEFVGIVGPNGAGKTTFLNLVTGYLRPQAGRVKFCGRDILGLRPEEITALGIGRSFQIPQLFLTLTVLENLLVALACAERRSLDFWRPLWQTDRIRAAQQVLGQFGLEADADRPASELPEGGRKLLDIALAFALRPTLLLMDEPTSGVSAQEKFAVMDRLVAVLREGSVTAIFVEHDMEVVRRYADRVLVLDNGRIVAEGPPALVLGGEAAQQAARPG, encoded by the coding sequence GTGACGCCGGTCTTGGAGGTCACCGACCTCACGATGCGCTTCGGCAGCATCGCCGCGGCCGAGAGCGAGAACGTGACGGTCCACAGCGGGGAATTCGTCGGTATCGTGGGGCCCAACGGCGCGGGCAAGACGACGTTTCTGAACCTCGTCACTGGCTACCTGCGGCCCCAGGCGGGGCGGGTGAAGTTTTGCGGGCGGGACATCCTCGGGTTGCGGCCGGAGGAGATCACGGCCCTGGGAATCGGAAGGTCTTTTCAGATCCCCCAGCTGTTCCTGACGCTGACCGTCCTCGAGAACCTGTTGGTCGCCCTGGCCTGCGCCGAACGGCGCAGCCTCGACTTCTGGCGGCCGTTGTGGCAGACAGACCGAATCCGTGCGGCACAGCAGGTGCTGGGACAGTTCGGCTTGGAGGCCGACGCGGACCGGCCCGCGAGCGAGCTTCCGGAAGGTGGCCGCAAGCTGCTGGACATCGCGCTGGCGTTCGCGTTGCGGCCGACGCTGCTGCTGATGGACGAGCCCACCAGCGGGGTCAGCGCGCAGGAGAAGTTCGCCGTGATGGACAGGCTCGTCGCGGTGCTGCGGGAAGGTTCGGTGACCGCGATCTTCGTCGAGCACGACATGGAGGTCGTCCGCCGCTACGCGGACCGGGTGCTCGTGCTCGACAACGGCCGCATCGTAGCCGAGGGACCACCGGCGCTGGTGCTCGGCGGGGAGGCCGCCCAGCAGGCAGCGAGGCCAGGCTGA
- a CDS encoding ATP-binding cassette domain-containing protein, with the protein MLYVQDLRVNIRRLAILRGVTLEVPAGTIVALVGRNGAGKTTTLRAVMGLVPASGGSITLDGSDLLRVPAHGRAALGIGYMPEDRRLIPQLTVEENLLLPAWANRMSDATGRLRDLYERMPALAAFASRRAGHLSGGQQKLVAAARAMMTADRVLLLDEPFEGLAPALVGALGSVLRGLAQEGRAVLVAESEHTHVAALAHRAHTIERGETVGCRRWKNTGC; encoded by the coding sequence ATGTTGTACGTACAGGACCTGCGGGTGAACATCCGACGGTTGGCGATCCTGCGCGGCGTGACCCTCGAGGTGCCTGCGGGGACGATCGTGGCGTTGGTGGGCCGCAACGGCGCCGGGAAAACCACGACCCTGCGCGCCGTCATGGGCTTGGTGCCCGCATCCGGCGGCTCGATCACCCTCGACGGAAGCGACCTGCTGCGGGTGCCGGCGCACGGTCGGGCGGCGCTGGGCATCGGGTACATGCCGGAGGACCGCCGGCTCATCCCCCAACTGACCGTGGAGGAGAACCTCCTCCTGCCGGCCTGGGCGAACCGCATGTCGGACGCCACCGGGCGTCTGCGGGACCTGTACGAACGCATGCCGGCGCTGGCGGCGTTCGCCTCCCGCCGGGCCGGACACCTCAGCGGAGGCCAGCAGAAACTCGTCGCGGCCGCGCGCGCCATGATGACCGCCGACCGTGTTCTGCTGCTGGACGAGCCGTTCGAAGGACTGGCACCGGCGCTCGTGGGCGCGTTAGGCTCGGTGCTGCGGGGGCTGGCGCAGGAGGGTCGTGCCGTGCTGGTGGCAGAGTCCGAACACACCCACGTCGCAGCACTCGCCCACCGGGCACACACGATCGAGCGCGGAGAGACCGTGGGGTGCAGGAGATGGAAGAACACCGGCTGCTGA
- a CDS encoding aldehyde dehydrogenase family protein encodes MEEHRLLIGGRWVSGGSLSEVRNKYTGEVIGVLPVATRADVEEAVAAAQRAAPAMADLPVHRRAEILARAAALIRERRKEFARTIAAEAGKALKYARIEVDRGITTFAIAAEEARRLHGETVPLDAVPAGEGYFGFWVRRPVGVVAAITPFNFPLNLVAHKVAPALASGNTVVLKPANTTPLTAVKLCQVLEEAGLPAGAINLVNGPGSTVGEWLVTDPRVAKVSFTGSPPVGERILSIAGIKKVTLELGNTSPVIVAPDADLDYVARRCAVGAYYNSGQVCISVQRIYSERAAYEPFVERFVRASEEMVVGDPLDERVDVGPMIDVREAQRIESWVAEALAGGARALTGARREGAVYVPTVLTDVRPDMKVVAQEAFAPVASVIACDDFDEALRQADATEYGLQAAVFTRDLDRVFRAIRRLNFGGVIVNDTPAFRADHMPYGGIRRSGLGREGVRFAMEEMTNIQMVAIRLAP; translated from the coding sequence ATGGAAGAACACCGGCTGCTGATCGGCGGGCGGTGGGTGTCTGGGGGCTCACTGTCGGAAGTCCGAAACAAATATACCGGCGAGGTGATCGGCGTACTTCCCGTCGCCACCCGCGCCGACGTGGAAGAGGCGGTGGCCGCCGCGCAACGGGCGGCGCCGGCCATGGCCGACTTGCCGGTACACCGCCGTGCCGAAATCTTGGCGAGGGCCGCCGCCTTGATCCGCGAGCGCAGGAAGGAGTTCGCGCGCACGATCGCGGCCGAAGCCGGCAAGGCTCTCAAGTACGCGCGGATCGAGGTGGATCGCGGGATCACGACGTTTGCCATCGCCGCAGAAGAGGCCCGCAGGCTGCACGGCGAGACGGTCCCCCTGGACGCCGTGCCCGCTGGAGAAGGTTACTTCGGGTTCTGGGTGCGCCGGCCCGTGGGGGTGGTGGCGGCCATCACGCCGTTCAACTTCCCCCTCAACCTGGTGGCGCACAAGGTGGCCCCCGCGCTGGCGTCAGGGAACACGGTGGTGCTGAAGCCGGCCAACACGACACCGCTGACGGCCGTCAAGCTGTGCCAGGTGCTCGAAGAGGCGGGTCTGCCGGCGGGTGCGATCAACCTCGTCAACGGGCCGGGCAGTACGGTGGGCGAGTGGCTGGTCACCGATCCCCGCGTGGCAAAGGTGTCGTTCACCGGCAGCCCACCTGTCGGCGAGCGGATCCTCTCGATCGCGGGCATCAAGAAGGTGACGCTGGAGCTCGGGAACACCTCTCCCGTGATCGTCGCACCGGACGCCGACCTGGACTACGTCGCCCGCAGGTGCGCGGTCGGAGCGTACTACAACTCCGGCCAGGTGTGCATTTCGGTGCAGCGCATCTATAGCGAGCGGGCGGCCTACGAACCCTTCGTGGAGCGGTTCGTGCGTGCCAGCGAGGAGATGGTGGTGGGCGACCCGCTGGACGAGCGAGTCGACGTGGGGCCAATGATCGACGTCCGCGAGGCCCAGCGGATCGAGTCCTGGGTCGCCGAGGCGCTGGCGGGTGGGGCGCGTGCCCTCACGGGAGCACGCCGGGAGGGTGCGGTATACGTGCCGACGGTGCTGACCGACGTCCGGCCCGACATGAAGGTCGTCGCTCAGGAGGCGTTTGCGCCCGTGGCGTCGGTGATCGCCTGCGACGACTTCGATGAAGCGCTGCGGCAGGCCGACGCGACCGAGTACGGCTTGCAGGCGGCGGTGTTCACGCGGGACCTGGATCGGGTGTTCCGGGCGATCCGGCGGCTGAACTTCGGCGGGGTGATCGTCAACGACACCCCGGCGTTCCGCGCCGACCACATGCCCTATGGCGGGATCCGGCGCAGCGGCCTGGGCCGTGAGGGCGTGCGGTTCGCGATGGAGGAGATGACGAACATCCAGATGGTCGCGATCCGCTTGGCACCGTAG
- a CDS encoding zinc-dependent alcohol dehydrogenase family protein: MQTRAAVLYEMGRPRPYTETQPLRIEEVELAGPGPGQVLVEVACAGLCHSDLSVIDGSRPRPMPMVLGHEAAGVVREVGTGVHDLSPGDHVVLSFVPTCGRCRYCAGGRPALCEVGNRANAAGVLLDGTCRFRDRAERALHHHLGVSAFSRFTVAAQESLVRIDADVPLDRAALFGCAVVTGVGAVVNTARVQPGTAVAVFGLGGVGLSAVMGARVAGAYPIVAVDVVRGKLDLARRVGATHVVEAREDPVTAVRDLTGGGADYAFESVGSEQVLRQAYEATRRGGTTVAIGLPDPSRPFVVPAVSLVAEERTVRGSYMGSAVPRRDIPRFLALYQAGLLPVDLLLTRTIPLDAINDAFEALARGDAVRQIVATF, from the coding sequence ATGCAGACGCGGGCTGCGGTTCTGTACGAGATGGGCCGTCCCAGGCCCTACACGGAGACGCAACCGCTGCGCATCGAAGAAGTGGAGCTCGCAGGCCCTGGCCCGGGCCAGGTGCTGGTCGAAGTCGCCTGCGCCGGGCTGTGCCACTCCGATCTGTCGGTCATCGACGGATCGCGGCCGCGCCCGATGCCGATGGTATTGGGGCACGAGGCGGCCGGCGTAGTCCGAGAGGTCGGGACGGGCGTCCACGACCTCAGCCCCGGCGACCACGTCGTGCTCTCGTTCGTCCCCACCTGCGGCCGCTGCCGCTACTGCGCTGGGGGTCGGCCGGCGCTGTGTGAAGTCGGCAACCGGGCCAACGCCGCCGGCGTCCTGCTGGACGGCACCTGCCGGTTCCGCGACCGGGCCGAGCGCGCCCTGCACCACCACCTGGGGGTGTCGGCGTTCTCCCGTTTCACGGTGGCGGCTCAGGAGTCGCTCGTCCGCATCGACGCTGACGTCCCGTTGGACCGGGCCGCGCTGTTCGGCTGCGCGGTCGTGACCGGCGTGGGCGCAGTCGTCAACACGGCTCGTGTTCAACCCGGTACGGCGGTTGCGGTCTTCGGATTGGGCGGCGTGGGTCTGAGCGCGGTGATGGGCGCCCGCGTGGCGGGAGCGTATCCGATCGTGGCGGTCGACGTTGTGCGCGGCAAGTTGGATCTGGCGCGGCGAGTGGGTGCCACACACGTCGTCGAAGCCCGCGAGGACCCCGTCACCGCGGTCCGGGACCTGACCGGGGGTGGGGCAGACTATGCCTTCGAGAGCGTGGGGAGCGAGCAGGTACTCAGGCAGGCCTACGAGGCCACCCGCCGCGGGGGCACGACGGTGGCGATCGGCCTGCCGGACCCCAGCAGGCCGTTCGTCGTCCCCGCGGTCAGCCTCGTGGCCGAGGAGCGGACGGTAAGGGGATCGTACATGGGCTCGGCCGTTCCGCGCCGCGACATCCCCCGATTCCTCGCCCTCTACCAGGCGGGCCTGCTGCCGGTTGACCTCCTGCTCACCCGCACGATTCCGCTGGACGCCATCAACGACGCGTTCGAGGCACTCGCCCGAGGCGACGCGGTCCGCCAGATCGTCGCCACCTTCTGA
- a CDS encoding TetR/AcrR family transcriptional regulator, whose protein sequence is MSHRQTQIARNNHRRLLDAAARLFRAKGYAATGIRDLSRALRMETASLYHYMDGKEGLLYEIARRSQEDLAAAVAPIVVSDRPPLEKVRSLMTTHMTIVLRDRDKYAVLLSELKALSPRRRAAIVRLRDAYERMVDHVLAEGQGCGVLRTDVPVRYLRLALLNLLNWSIYWYRPNGPLTPEALAAVLSAVFLDGARARRSVRRSLTGTSTSGK, encoded by the coding sequence GTGTCGCACAGACAGACCCAGATCGCGCGAAACAACCACCGGCGCCTGCTCGACGCGGCGGCCCGCCTGTTCCGCGCGAAGGGATACGCCGCCACCGGTATCCGCGACCTGTCACGCGCCCTGCGCATGGAGACCGCCTCCCTGTACCACTACATGGATGGGAAGGAAGGTCTCCTCTACGAGATCGCGCGCCGCAGCCAGGAAGACCTCGCTGCCGCGGTCGCGCCGATCGTGGTCTCGGATCGACCTCCGCTCGAAAAAGTCCGCAGCCTGATGACCACCCACATGACCATCGTCCTCCGCGACCGGGACAAGTACGCGGTCCTGCTGTCGGAGCTGAAGGCGCTGTCGCCGCGTCGGCGGGCCGCGATCGTCCGCCTGCGCGACGCGTACGAACGGATGGTGGACCACGTCCTGGCTGAGGGGCAGGGCTGCGGCGTGCTGCGGACCGACGTCCCGGTCCGCTACCTGCGGCTGGCGCTGCTGAACCTGCTGAACTGGTCCATCTACTGGTATCGGCCGAACGGGCCCCTGACCCCGGAGGCGCTGGCCGCCGTGCTGAGCGCGGTGTTCCTGGACGGCGCCCGCGCGCGCAGGTCGGTTCGGCGTTCCTTGACCGGCACCAGTACGTCAGGGAAATAG
- a CDS encoding long-chain-fatty-acid--CoA ligase encodes MRTPLSPLQFFRRAAGIYHDRLAVVDGGARFSYRQFCERCLRLAAGLRIRGLRRGDRAAVLAPNTHRALECYYAVPLAGGVLVPLNTRLSPDDYAYILGHSGARLLLADPGFASTAAALGEQIPSLDVVLLGEGKPNSSEAVLASVGAEVAREIVGELEGLDEESPISLNYTSGTTAHPKGVVLTHRNTALNVVNFVVHGRLAADDVYLHTLPMFHVNGWGGVWAVTAVGATHVCLPKPDPAEVVRSIDEHGVTMACSAPTVLVMLGSHLSTQNWRPRRPLRWYVGGAPPPPALIARIEDALGIELVHVYGLTETGPWLTVCEWRQEWNSRSPEIRAAIKARQGIGQLLCGEVRVVRADLTPVAADGREVGEIVVRGPTVMAGYYNDPEATREAFAGGWFHTGDLAVLHPEGYIQIVDRKKDMIISGGENISSVEVESVLYQHPAVLEAAVVAAPDPKWGEVPRAFVVLRPGAHVTADDLIAFCRDRIAHFKAPKIVEFVDALPRTATGKIQKYVLRTSTTAGKT; translated from the coding sequence ATGCGGACGCCGCTGTCGCCGCTGCAGTTCTTCCGTCGGGCGGCGGGGATCTACCATGATCGGCTGGCCGTCGTGGACGGGGGCGCACGTTTCTCGTACCGACAGTTTTGTGAGCGCTGTCTGCGGCTGGCGGCGGGCCTGAGAATCCGCGGTTTGAGACGTGGCGACCGCGCGGCCGTACTGGCACCCAACACGCACCGGGCCCTTGAGTGCTACTATGCCGTTCCCCTGGCGGGCGGCGTACTGGTACCGCTCAACACCCGGCTCAGTCCGGATGACTACGCTTACATCCTCGGCCACTCCGGCGCCCGGCTGCTGCTGGCCGATCCTGGATTTGCCTCCACCGCCGCGGCTCTCGGAGAGCAGATTCCGTCGCTGGACGTGGTGTTGCTGGGGGAGGGCAAACCGAACTCTTCGGAAGCGGTCCTGGCGTCTGTGGGCGCGGAGGTCGCACGGGAGATCGTGGGTGAACTCGAGGGTCTGGACGAAGAGTCGCCGATCAGCTTGAACTACACGAGCGGCACGACCGCCCACCCCAAGGGTGTGGTGCTGACCCACCGAAACACCGCGCTGAACGTGGTCAACTTCGTCGTGCACGGGCGCCTGGCTGCAGACGACGTGTACCTGCACACGCTGCCGATGTTCCACGTCAACGGATGGGGCGGCGTGTGGGCCGTGACCGCGGTCGGGGCGACGCACGTCTGCCTCCCGAAGCCAGATCCGGCGGAGGTCGTACGGTCGATCGACGAGCACGGAGTGACGATGGCCTGTTCGGCGCCCACCGTGCTGGTGATGCTCGGCAGCCATTTGTCCACGCAGAACTGGAGACCGCGTCGGCCGCTGCGCTGGTACGTGGGAGGTGCCCCGCCGCCGCCGGCCCTGATCGCGCGGATCGAAGACGCGCTGGGCATCGAGCTCGTGCACGTCTACGGGTTGACCGAGACCGGCCCGTGGCTGACGGTCTGCGAGTGGAGGCAGGAGTGGAACAGCCGGTCGCCGGAGATCCGCGCGGCCATCAAGGCCCGTCAGGGAATCGGGCAGCTGCTTTGCGGTGAGGTGCGGGTCGTGCGGGCCGACCTCACTCCGGTGGCGGCGGACGGACGCGAAGTCGGCGAGATCGTGGTCCGCGGCCCGACGGTGATGGCCGGCTACTACAACGATCCCGAGGCCACCCGGGAGGCGTTCGCCGGTGGATGGTTCCATACCGGGGACCTCGCGGTGCTGCATCCCGAGGGCTACATCCAGATCGTCGACCGAAAGAAGGACATGATCATCAGCGGCGGGGAGAACATCTCGTCGGTGGAGGTCGAAAGCGTACTGTATCAGCACCCGGCCGTGCTGGAGGCGGCCGTGGTGGCCGCACCGGATCCGAAGTGGGGCGAAGTGCCGCGGGCGTTCGTGGTCCTGCGCCCAGGCGCGCATGTGACCGCCGACGATCTGATCGCCTTCTGCCGCGACCGGATAGCCCACTTCAAAGCGCCGAAGATCGTCGAGTTCGTCGACGCGTTGCCCAGGACTGCGACGGGAAAGATCCAGAAGTATGTGCTGCGAACCTCGACGACTGCGGGGAAGACCTAA